The Scyliorhinus torazame isolate Kashiwa2021f chromosome 22, sScyTor2.1, whole genome shotgun sequence DNA segment CCAGAGCCTGGTAGTTTACAAGCTGAGATAAGGATGTGTTGGGCATGCCATTGTGTAAGGAAGTCATCAAGCCTTGCTGGTTCTGCTGGATTCCCCCGGTTTGGGACTGGACTGGGTTCCTCAGGCCGTTGTAAGGATTCTGGGCCATCCCAGCCTGCATGCGAGCCAGCCAATCGCACTGACCCCTCATAGACCCAGCCCCTCCCAAGTTCATGCCCATTGAAGCATTTCCCAGAGGCTGCCCGTTGGGGAGGTGAGCGAGATGAGGAGCCACCGCTTCGAAGACCATCCTGTTGGTCGCACTCAGGGCCAtctcctgcttggtgcccatgcccaTGTGGCCCAGGTTCAGGTGTCCATCCCCGGCTAACCCTTGAAAGTGGTTGAGCTGAATGGTGGGCGACTGCTGGAATGGTGATGCCAGGAGAGGAGGGGACGCCACATCCGAGAGGTAGGTGTGGGAGGACTCCATGGAatcgacaggggacagcacagctgAGCTCTCCAACAGGCTCCCTTTCCCATCCTGGGATTTTTTCCTCTTTGCTTTGGCCTCTTTGGCATCCTTGTTGCTCCCAGCCTTGGCACCATTCTTCCGCGTCTTCTTGATGTGGTTGGCTGTCTTGAGGTTGGCCACGTAGCCATTGGGCGAGCAGATTGgcggggagagggtggtgttgggCCCCATTTGGACCTGGGGGCTCCTCACCAGGTTGTATTCATCCAGGAGCCTCACAATATCGTGGTGCATGCGGTCCTGGGCAATGTCTCGAGGCAGCCGATCCATGTGGTCGGTGATCTCGCGGTTGGCAAAGTGCCCGAGCAGCAGCTTGCCAGTCTCGTAGCTCCCCTCCCGGGCCGCCAGGAACAGCGGAGTCTCTTCCTGAGGGGTGAACGAGGAAGAAGAGAACAGAGATTAACAAGGGCCAACACCAGAAGGTTTATCAAAGTCGAACCCATCAGATAACCACGCATGACATCCAATCatacaacacaggaggccattcctCCATCATGCCTGGGCTAGCTCTTTGAGAGATCTACCCAATTAGACCCATCCCACTCTCAACCTTCCCCAGGGTCCTgctaatcttctctttctccatgaTTTATCCAATTGCAATTGACTCTGTTTGCACTGCTCTCTCAGTCTGAACCTTCCAGATCTCAACAATCCCAATGTGGGAAATCTCCCCCCGTCTTTATCTCCTCATCAACTCAAACTCTGTGTCGAcctatctgtgtccctcagtccctccttACTCaccttcccacaccctctcagtccctcctcactcaccttcccacaccccctcagtccctcctcactcaccccctcagtccctcctcactcacctccccattcaccccctcagtccctcctcactcaccccctcagtccctcctcactcaccccctcagtccctccccattcacaccctcagtccctcctcactcacctccccattcaccccctcagtccctcctcactcaccccctcagtccctcctcactcaccccctcagtccctcctcactcaccccctcagtccctcctcactcaccccctcagtccctcctcactcaccccctcagtccctcctcactcaccctctgtCAGTATAGCTCCAGGTTCTTTACCTTGTTGTTCTGCATGTCCTTATTGGCTCCGTTTTTCAGAAGGACCATGGTGGCCTCCACGTTATTGACAGCAGCTGCCCAGTGCAGAGCTGATTTTCCTGGGAACACAAACACATCCCGTCAGTACCAACGACCCTGGGCTTGGCACCAGGGTTCAATCAGTGACCTCTGACATTCCACCTTGAAACAGCCAACCCACAGTCTGCATTCTGTGAGCGACCTCCGAACTTGTCTTCACCTCCAATCAGCGACCCCTAACCCCAACAATCCACTTTAATACGTCACCACTGACCCACCCACTTGGTCCAATTAGAGGCCCCTCCCCTGGCCCCGCCCACTCGACGGTACCCTCGTTACCCCACAGTTTGGCGACGGGAGCGGTGAGACTCTCATACCAAAGTCGTCCACAGCGTTGACATCAGcgtgacagttgaccagctcctccaccatcccctccacggcGATGCGAGCTGCCAGAATCAGGGGAGTGGTCCCATCGTGCATCCTTGCGTCCAAATCCGTGGCTCGGTTCCGGATCAGGATCTGCCAGGCGGACAACAAAATACAGGTCAGGAACGGCGGGAGCCAGCCCGCCCGCCAAGGCCATTTCCACGTTAAAATCCCATCACGGTTCATCCAGCCGCGGACGCTGTGGTGAAAGTGATGAAGGCAGAGACCCTGAACACACCTGGAAAACTCCCTGTGCGTCGGCAGCCACAGCAGCGTGGAGCGGAGTCCTGCCCATGTTGTCCTGGATGTTGGCGTCTGCGCTGGATTCCAGCAGGCGTTTGGCAGCGTCAGACCGGGCATAACGAGCTGCCAAGTGCAGGGCGGTTTCACCCGTCCGGTCTGTCTGGTTGTGGAGGTTGGCCCCCTGGTAGATGAAATCGGAGATGAGATTGCCCGAGGCATCGTCCACCTCCTCCTCGCTGTTTGCAGattccagcccccccccactgCAGGAGGCGATCATCAGGGGGGTGAAGCCGTCTGTGGGGGTAAACCAGGTGGGGAATGATTGTCAGGAACATCAGCAACCtcgccccaacacccacccccagctcaccaccaaacccccaccccaaacccaacccccaccccaaacccaaccctcaccccaaacccaaccccaaaaccaactaccaccccaactccaacccccaccccaaacaccaccccaactccaacccccaccccaaacaccaccccaaacccaacccccaccccaaacacaatccccaccccaaacccaacccccaccccaaacccaacccacaCCCCAAACctaaacccaacccccaccccaaacccaacccccaccccaaacacaatCCCATCACCCCAAACgcaaccccaaccccaatcccgcCACCCCAAATCCAACCCCAACCCCGCACCACAAACCCAACCCCCACGCcagacccaacccccaccccaaacccaaatgccatcccaaacccaaccccaaacccaacccccatcCTAAACCCAACCTACATCCCAAACCCAACCTACATCCCAAACCCAactcccaccccaaacccaactcccACCCCAAACCAAactcccaccccaaacccaacccccaccccaaacccaaacccgccaccccaaacccaacccccacaccaaacccaacctacatcccaaacccaacacaaacccaacccccatcccaaatccaacccccaccccaaacccaacccccaccccaaacccaacccccacaccaaacccaaacccaacccccacaccaaacccaacctacatcccaaacccaacacaaacccaacccccaccccaaacccaacccccaccccaaactcaacctacatcccaaacccaacccccaccccaaacccaacccccaccacaaacccaacccccaccccaaactcaacctacatcccaaacccaacctacatcccaaacccaaccccaaacccaactcccaccccaaacccaacccccatcCTAAACCAagcccccacccaaacccaaccccgacaccacaaacccaacccccaccccaaacccaaccccgccaccacaaacccaacccccaccccaaacccaacctaCATCCCAAACCCAACCTACATCCCAAACCCAACTCCCAACCCAAACCCAACCCCGCCACCACAAACCCAactcccaccccaaacccaacccccaccccaaacccaacccccaccccaaacccaacctacatcccaaacccaacccccatcccaaatccaacctacatcccaaacccaacccccaccccaaactcaacctacatcccaaaccccacctacatcccaaacccaacctacatcccaaacccaacctacatcccaacccccaccccaaatccaacctacatcccaaacccaacctccaccccaaacccaaccccgccaccacaaacccaacccccaccccaaacccaacctacatcccaaacccaacctacatcccaaacccaacctacatcccaaacccaacctacatcccaacccccaccccaaatccaacctacatcccaaacccaacctccaccccaaacccaaccccgccaccacaaacccaacccccaccccaaacccaacctaCATCCCAAACCCAACCTACATCCCAAACCCAACCTACATCCCAAACCCAACCTACATCCCAAACCCAACTCCCAACCCAAACCCAACCCCGCCACCACAAACCCAactcccaccccaaacccaacccccaccccaaacccaacccccaccccaaacccaactcccaccccaaacccaacctacatcccaaacccaacccccatcccaaatccaacctacatcccaaacccaacccccaccccaaacccaaccccgccACCACaaacccaaccacaaccccaaactcaacctacatcccaaaccccacctacatcccaaacccaacctacatcccaacccccaccccaaatccaacctacatcccaaacccaacccccaccccaaacccaaccccgccACCACaaacccaaccacaaccccaaactcaacctacatcccaaacccaaaccccgccccaaacccaaccccaaacccaactcccaccccaaacccaacccccaccccaaacccaacccccaccccaaacccaactcccaccccaaacccaacccccaccccaaacccaacctacatcccaaacccaaaccccgccccaaacccaaccccaaacccaactcccaccccaaacccaacccccaccccaaacccaacccccatcctaaaccccacccccaccccaaaccctaccccgccaccccaaacccaacccccactcCAAACCCAACCCCGCTACCCCAAATCcatcccccaccccaaacccaaccccaaccccaaccccaaaccccatcctaaacccaacccccaccctaaacccaaccccgccaccacaaacccaacccccaccccaaacccaactcccaccccaaacccaacccccaccccaaatccaacccccaccccaaacccaaccccccaacccaaaccccaccccaaacccagccccgccaccccaaacccaaccccgccaccccaaacccccaccccaaacccaacccccactccaaacccaactcccaccccaaacccaacacccaccacaaacccaacccccaccccaaacctaacccccaccccaaactcaaccccccaacccaaacccccaccccaaacccaaccccgccAGCCCaaacccaaccccgccaccccaaacccaaccccgccaccccaaacccaacccccaccccaaacccaacccccaccccaaacccaacccccaccccaaacccaacccccatcctaaacccaaccccaccccaaacccaacccccatcctgaacccaacccccaccccaaacccaaccccgccaccacaaacccaaccccccaccaccacaaacccaacccccaccccaaacccaattaccacccaaacccaacccccatcctaaacccaacccccaccccaaacccaacccccaccccaaacccaacccccaccccaaacccaaccccaaccccaaacccaacccccaccccaaacccaaaccccaccccaaacccaactcccaccccaaacccaaccccccaacccaaacccaaagccaacccccaccccaaacccaacaccccaccacaaacccaacccccaccccaaacccaactcccACCACAAACCCAactcccaccccaaacccccaccccaaacccaaccccgccAGCCCaaacccaaccccgccaccccaaacccaacccccgccacaaacccaaccccaccccaaacccaactcccaccccaaacccaactcccaccccaaacccaactcccaccccaaacccaacccccaacccaaacacaacccccaccccaaacccaaccccgccaccacaaacccaaccccgccaccacaaacccaacccc contains these protein-coding regions:
- the LOC140399345 gene encoding neurogenic locus notch homolog protein 1-like — translated: MDDNQNEHWGDDRTDTKRFKFEEQAILVNREDHTDHRQWTQQHLDAADLRLPTMAPTPPQGEIETDCMDVNVRGPDGFTPLMIASCSGGGLESANSEEEVDDASGNLISDFIYQGANLHNQTDRTGETALHLAARYARSDAAKRLLESSADANIQDNMGRTPLHAAVAADAQGVFQILIRNRATDLDARMHDGTTPLILAARIAVEGMVEELVNCHADVNAVDDFGKSALHWAAAVNNVEATMVLLKNGANKDMQNNKEETPLFLAAREGSYETGKLLLGHFANREITDHMDRLPRDIAQDRMHHDIVRLLDEYNLVRSPQVQMGPNTTLSPPICSPNGYVANLKTANHIKKTRKNGAKAGSNKDAKEAKAKRKKSQDGKGSLLESSAVLSPVDSMESSHTYLSDVASPPLLASPFQQSPTIQLNHFQGLAGDGHLNLGHMGMGTKQEMALSATNRMVFEAVAPHLAHLPNGQPLGNASMGMNLGGAGSMRGQCDWLARMQAGMAQNPYNGLRNPVQSQTGGIQQNQQGLMTSLHNGMPNTSLSQLVNYQALANTRLVQPHLIQQQSQGIQPLNTMPNGNVHPTGQSYCNGDSRQNDLPPMGGNNLPIHMISAQETQLVQTSMPTSMGQSMATTQFLTPPSQHGYSSSMDNTPNHPFPLADHPFLTPSPESPDQWSSSSPHSNMSDWSEGISSPPTSMHSQMGHLSDQVFK